The window CATCGTAAGTTTCTACAAAATCTGTTTCCAGTTTGGGCGTGTCTAAGATTGTTGGAAGTTTATAATCTAATAGATTATTGTTGAGTGGCTTACCTGTTTTTTCATGAAACAGCATCTGTTCACTTAACCCAAATCCAAGACTCATACTCATCCCACCATGTACTTGTGCTGCAGCTAACTGGGGATTAAGCAGTTTGCCACAATCATGGACATTAATGACTTTGTTTACTTTTATTTTACCGATGGGTACATCCACTTCAATATCCACAAAACAAGCACCAAATGAGAAGGTGTTGGATTTACAATGATTGGTAACATCTGCAGTAATATGAACGGATTTTTCCATGTTGTAAACAGCGTGGGTTGCCACCTCTTCTAAGGAAGCAAGCACGTCACCTGTTTGTTTATTGACAACATGACAATGAGCTAAATCCAAATTACCTACAGGTAACTTCAACATAAACTCAGCATGTTCTAGTATCTTATCTCTAAGCTCTATGGCTGCTTTTTTGACTGCCATACCTGATACATAGGATTGTCTGGAAGCATAAGCACCTGAGTCATAAGGTGTCACATCTGTATCTTGTGTGGAAATAATATGCACATGGCTCATGGGTATATCAAGAATTTCCGCTGCCATTTGTGAAAATACGGTATCCGCACCTTGACCAATTTCCGTTGCACCCATTTGTACCTGTATGGTACCGTCTTGGTTGAGTACAATACGACAAGATGCTGTTTCTAAGGCTATGGGGTATACGCCTGTGGCATAACTGAAAATCGCCATCCCTACACCCCTACGTACGGGACCTGTTTGGTTGGCGTAGGCCTTACGCTTATTATCCCAATCAATGGTTTCTTTCCCTTTATCAATACAAGCTTCTAAACCATAACTGTTACACTTGATCTGATTATCCACAAAACCTTCCTGCATCATGTTCATTTTTCGAATGGCTATGGGATCGATCTTCAATTTCTCAGCCATCTCATCCATTTGAGCTTCTAAGGCAAATGTAATCTGTGGAATACCGTAAGCACGCATAGCTCCTGACACAGGCATGTTGGTGAATACACTATACATATCACCCATGGTTGCCTTTTCATCATGATAGATTTGCTTAACCGCATGACCTGCTTTGGATACAACGCTGTGACCATGAGAGGCATAAGCACCTTTATTGGCAAATAGCTCAGCTTTTCTAGCAACCAAACGGCCATTAGGCCGTATATAACTGATAAGCTTAATACGCATGGCATTACGAACACGGGTATTAACAAAGGTTTCTTCTCTTGTGAGCTCTAATTTCACACATCGTCCACCAATGACCTGTGACAAGTAGGCATTCAGCGGTTCATACAATGCATCCTGTTTATTACCAAAACCACCGCCAATGTAAGGCTTAATAATTCTTACCTTCCCCCAGCCAAGTCCTAGCGCCTGACCCACAATACGACGAACAATATGGGGTATCTGTGTTGACGATACAACAACCATACGACCCGCTTCACCATAGGCATAGGAAATAGGGGTTTCAATATGACAATGCTTTACCATGGGTGTCTTGTATTCCCCTTCAAATCGTATAAGACCTTCTTCCTTAATGGCTTCCTCATAGTTTCCCTTTTCATAGTGGGTGTGATTCAAAATATTATCAGGGTATGCTTCATGAAGTGCCTGTGCGCCATCTTTTAGCGATGCATCAATGGCTACCATAGGCTCATATTCTTCATACTCTACTTTAATAAGCTTAAGAGCTCTTGACGCTGTTACTTCATCTTTTGCAATAACAGCTGCTATATCATCACCATAATATCTTACACGTGTATTTAATAATTTTCGATCAGCTACATCTTGATGGTCTGGATCGACAGACCAAGGATGCCCAGCTGTTGGGTAGGTGATATCTGGTACATCAAAGCACGTTACAATCTTCACAACACCTGGTAACTTACTTGCTTCTGATATATCTATCTGTTTAACCAGTCCATTGGCAATGGTACTATGCATAATTTTTGCTACTAAGGCGTGATCTAAATGATAATCATCCGTATACCGAGCACGTCCCGTGACTTTTTCAAAAGCATCAACCCGTTTAACGCTTAGACCTACACTCATCTATATCCCTCCTTGTATCATTATCATGTGACTCATATAACTTCCCTTGTATACCCTTATTATATGAGTACCTAACAGAATCTTTTTCTTTTTTCGTTGAAATACATATCTAACTTCATCTTAACGCATTTTTGCTCCAATGGAAATAGAAATATTTAGAATACCAATGGTTATTTAATGACTGTTCCTGTTTTACCTGCAATTCCCTCTTTTGCTTTCTCTAACAATGTAATCAGTGCAAAACGATCCTTAGCAGATTCCGCAAATTCTACAGCTGCTTCAATTTTAGGTAACATGGAACCTGGAGCAAAATGTCCTTCTTTCATATAAGCTTTTGCATCATTTATGCTAAGATCTGAAAGCCAACGTTCACCAGGCTTTCTGAAATGAATAGCTACTTTTTCCACTGCTGTTAAGATGATTAAACAATCAGCATCTATTAATTGTGCAAGTGTACTGCTGGCAAAATCTTTATCAATAACAGCTTTTGCACCTTTTAAGCGGTTACCTCGAACCATGACGGGGATACCCCCACCACCACCTGCAATAACAATCTGACCAGCATCTAACAAGGTTCTAATGGTATCTATCTCTACAATATCAACGGGTTTTGGAGAAGCTACAATACGACGGTAACCACGTCCAGCATCTTCTATAACTTTAACACCCTTATCCATTAGCACTTGTGCTTCTTCTTTTGTCATGAAACTTCCAATGGGTTTGGTTGGGTTTTCAAATGCTTTATCCTTTTCATCAACAATGACCTGTGTAATAACCGTTGATACTGGTTTTACTATGCTTCTCTCAAGCAATGTCTCTCTTAAAGCATTTTGCAAATCATAACCGATATAACCTTGACTCATAGCCACGCATACAGATAATGGTACTTTACCATATTGGGGTTCATTTTTTATCAGTGAGTCCATGGCTTTTTGAATCATACCTACTTGAGGACCATTTCCGTGGGATATAACCACTTCATGACCTTCTTCTACTAAGTCTACAATGGCTTTAGCTGTTTCTCTTACTGCTAGCATTTGTTCATGCAAATTTTTACCTAATGCATTACCACCTAATGCAATAACAATTCTTTTTTTAACCATAACCATATCCTTCTCCCTTAAAAAAGTATGTCTAACTTTAATCGTCTAATCTACAAAGAGACTGCTCCCATAGTCTCTTTGCAGGTTCAGCATTTCATCTATTTGTACTGTCTTTGTGTATTTTTTTCCTCTAGTTCAGCAAAACATTTCGCTGGGTCTTTCACTTTACTTAATAAAATCATGGCTGCAATGATGTAAGGCTTAAAACTGGCTTCTTTATATAGAGGCACTCTGTATCGATCAAATACAGATGCATCCACTTCCCCAATATCACAGCTTACACCTGTTATATCTGCTGGTAAACAATGCATATATAATGCTTTACCATCTTTTGTTAAGGACATCAAATCTTCCGTACATTGCCAATCTTGATGTTGTTTATTCTGTGCCAGTAACTCTTTTTCTAGAGCTTTTATACCTTCTGAATCACCATTCCCATATAATTCGGTTCTTTTTTCCATAGCCACAAATGGTGCCCAGCTCTTAGGATAAACGATATCGGCATCTTTAAAAGCTTCTTCCATCGAATTTGTTTTTGTGAAAGAACCACCTGATTTAGCCGCATTGTCTTTGGCTACCTCTTCAATATCCGACATCACTTCATAACCCTCTGGGTGAGCTAGAACCACATCCATACCCATACGGGTCATTAAGCCAATGATACCTTGAGGAACAGATAACGGTTTTCCATAAGATGGTGAGTAAGCCCATGTCATGGCAATTTTCTTACCTTTTAAGTTCTCAACACCACCAAATTCATGTATAAGATGCAACATATCCGACATGGATTGTGTTGGATGGTCAATATCGCATTGAAGGTTAACAATGGAGGGTCTCTGTTCTAAAATACCGTCCTCGTTACCTTGCTCTACATATTTGGAGAAATTACGAATATAGGTGTTTCCTTTTCCAATATACATGTCATCACGAATACCCACAACATCTGCCATAAAGGAAATCATGTTAGCTGTTTCACGTACGGTTTCACCATGGGCTATCTGTGATTTACCTTCATCAAGGTCTTGTACTTCAAGTCCCAGTAAGTTACATGCGGATGCAAAACTGAAACGTGTTCTGGTGGAGTTATCTCTAAATAAAGAGATACCTAATCCACTATCAAATATTTTCGTAGAAATGTTCTCTTCACGCATATGACGAAGCGCATCTGCCACTGTAAAAACAGCCTCTAACTCCTCATCTGTCTTCTCCCAAGTTAAGATGAAATCATTATTGTACATATCACTAAAATCTAAATCATTCAGTTTCTTAATATACTTTTCCATTTTGCTCATTTTGTCTTTCTCCCTTCGCTATAAAAACTTACATGTTATCATCTATGCGATAAAGCTTAATCTATTTTATTGATGATAGGATTGATTCATTATAAATGATGACGACTCTTACTGGATTTAATTGAAATCTATTTCTTATCTTTACAGTAAATGGTTGGTAATGCGGCATAGACAGCTGCGCATTTTACCAAATCAGCTTTCCATGTCTTCTCATTAGGTGCATGTGCTTCTTCTTCTTTACCAGGGCCAAATCCAATACAAGGTATACCATATCGACCCATAATGGATACGCCATTGGTTGAGAATGTCCATTTATCCACTTTTGGTGTACCATACATGCCTTCATAAGCTTCAACCATTGCTTTCGTAGGCTTACTGTCTTCTGGTATAACCCACGTTGGGAAATAACAATCTGTTGGGTAGGTTAGATTCGTCCAGCTTGGTCGACTATATTTATACATGGTTACTTCAGCACCATACTTCTGAACAGTTGGTAAGGCACGTATTTCTTCAAGTGCTGACTGATAGGTTTCTCCATCTGTTAAACGTCGATCAATGGATATAGCACACATATCGGCTACGGCACAACGGGATGGTGAATTAAAAAATATCTCGGATACTGCAAGGGTCCCTTTACCAAGGAATGGGTCCACATGTAATTTATCATTCAGCGCCCTTACTTCTTGAAGAATATCTGACATTTTGTAGATCGCATTGTCACCTCGCTCTGGAGCAGACCCATGGCAGGATATCCCTTTTACCTCAACACGAATTTCCATACGTCCCCGTTGTCCTCGGTAGATATTGCCATTTGTTGGTTCTGTAATCACAACGAATTCAGGTTCAATATTGTCTTCATTAATAATGTACTGCCAGCATAAACCGTCGCAATCTTCTTCTTGAACAGTACCTGTAACAAGGACGGTATAATCATCACTTAATAAGTCCAGATCTTTCATTATCTTTGCACCGTATACACTGGATACAATACCCCCAAGTTGGTCTGACGCACCACGACCACCAATTTCTTCATCATTTTCATAACCTGCATAAGGATCAAAGGTCCAATTACTCATTTCCCCAAGTCCTACTGTATCAATGTGTGCATCATAGGCAATAAGGGTTTTACCAGTTCCCATATATCCCAGAACATTTCCCATTTTATCAATGTCTACTTTGTTAAATCCTACTTCTTCCATCTCTTTGGCTATCCGGCGAATGACACCTTCTTCACCACAGCTTTCACCAGGTATAGCAATTAAATCTCTTAAAAACTTGGTCATCTTTCCTTTATACGTTTGAGCTTTTTCTTTAATAGCGTTAAAATCCATCATCGTCCTCCTTGTTTATCTCAAGATAATATGTTTATTATAAATCTCATTTTCATTGTGCTTACCCTATTGTTAAGCACTTTCCTAGCGTTTTATATCTATATAGTTATAAATACTATATTTTGATATACCAAAGTATGTGGATATCTTGTCACCTGATTTTGTAATGAGAAAGGCTCCTGCATCGTTAAGAAATCTTATACAACTGATTTTATCTTCTTTACTCATAAGAGCAACAGGTTTTCCAATACGTTTCACGGATTCTTCAATAAGGTCATCTAACAAATCATTGACATTGGTTGGGATTTCTTCTGCTTCGGTACATGGGGTGCTTTCTAGATTAAGTAACGATTTTATAGCGCTCTCAGCAATGGTTAATTGTGTCATATCATAATTTATGCAAAAAATATACTGGGGTTCTCCTTTTTCATCACGTATGTAGATGCTGCTGGATTTTAAGACACGTCCATCATGGGTTTTGGTAAGATACCCAATGGCATCTTCCAACTCCTCTTCCTGATGGTTAAGGGTATCCAACACAATATGTGAAGCCCCGTCGCCAATCTTACGATTGGTCACATGACCATTCTCAATGGCTATAATTGTTTTTTGTAGATTATGAGACTTTAGATCATGAATAACCACTTCACAATGACTACCAAAATGTTCTACAAGCCCTTTCGCTAATCTTTTTAAAAATTCCAAATTCATATCTTCCATCATATAATCCTCTCATGTGTACAACCTATTAGCATGCTGCACTATCCACTGATAACGTTATCTTATGAAATAACACCTATCCACTCGTTAAATATTCATTGTAACTTATGGACATAAATAATATAATATTTCGTCATTTCATAACATGTGACACCCAAAATCTATTTATTTATAACTACAGTATAACACCATGGAATCAACAAATCAATTAGATTTACAAAAATATTTTTTTCTTACAAAAATATTTTTATTTCCTTTGACTTTTGCCTCTAATGATGGTAGTCTGTTATTAAGAGGATATACTTGTGACAACTGTATTTTTCTATACTTACTGCAATTAAGCAGTCCATTAAATAATGCATACTACATTATCCTTTTCAATAGCCATGGTAACACCTTCGACATAATTGTCGGAATTATCGACAAGATATATATGTTGTCGTTGAACATGATAATTTTCTATATATGACGCATAATTCTATTTATCGCCATACGTTTATTATCATGTTACAGATATATGCAAAATATTTTAGGACATTTGTCCCTTTCTTCCATCATGAATGTCTTTTCTTCAAAGACATCATGTGGATTAATTCATTTCACAATAACAATAGATTAAAGGAGCGATATACATGATTTTAATTGGGAACGGCCGTATGATTACAAGAGATCCAAATCAGCCTTTTATAGAGGATGGTTGCCTTGTTGTAGATGGACCATGTATAAGTGATGTGGGAAGTACCGATGCATTACGTTCAAAATATCCTGAAGCTTCTTTTGTGGATGCAAAAGGTGGATTGATTATGCCAGGACTTATCAACACTCATCATCATATTTACAGTGCCCTAGCACGTGCTATGATGCTTAACAATCACAATCCTTCTAATTTCTTAGAAATCCTTGAAGGTATGTGGTGGAAGATTGATAAGCATTTAACCTTAGAAGATGTGCAATTAAGTGCCTATGTCACATATTTAGAATGTATTAAAAATGGTGTGACAACAGTATTTGACCATCACGCTAGTTATGGTGCCACTGCTGGCAGCCTCTTTGAAATCTCTGAAGTAGCTAAAAAATTGGGTATAAGAACGTCGCTATGTTATGAAGTATCGGATCGGCATGGTCACCATGCCATGGTAGAAGCTGTGAAAGAAAATGTGGATTTTATTCAGGCAGCTAAGAAGGATGTAACGGACATGCAAAAAGGTATGATGGGCTTACATGCTTCATTTACTCTTTCTGATACCAGTCTTGATTATATCGCAAGTCAGTTACCAGCAGAAACCGGGTATCATGTGCATGTTGCGGAAGGCATCGGGGATCTCCATGACGCTCTTTCTCAATATAATAAGAGAGTTGTTGAACGGTTAATGGACCATGAAATTCTTGGTCCAGATACCCTTGCTATTCATTGTATTCATGTGAATCAACGGGAAATGGATCTTCTAAAAGAAACAGATACCATGGTTGTTCACAATCCAGAATCCAATATGGGTAATGCTGTTGGTTTCACACCTGTATTAGAACTGATGCGCCGTGACATTCCTCTAGGTCTAGGAACAGACGGTTATACCAGTGATATGTTAGAGTCCATGAAAGTAGCCAATATTCTTCCTAAGCATCAATTATGTAACCCTTCTGTTGCTTGGGGTGAAGTACCACAAATGCTTTTTCATAACAATGCTGCAATCGCTAATCGCTTCTACAACAAACCATTAGGCATCTTAAAAGAAGGTGCTTATGCAGATGTGATTATTGCGGATTATAACCCCTTTACGCCTCTAGACGGGAATAACTGCAATGGGCATATTCTCTTTGGTCTAAGTGGCCGTCATGTAACGACTACCATGATTAATGGGAAACTTGTCATGAAAGATCGTCAAGTACTTGGTATAGATGAGGAACAACTCATGGCACATTCACGAGAATTGGCTGTGACCTTATGGGAAAAGATGAATCGATAATTACCGTGATAAGGTTCTAGGATAAGATCAATCAATTGAAGGAGGTACTGTTTATGAATGACCGTATGATACCGATACCATTCCATGAACTGATGGGATGGATTTTACAGGAAAAAGAAGAGCATCAACAGATCTTCGGGGTGAAAAAGTATTATCATCATACCCATGGTGAAAAGCTAGATATATTTGGTGAACACCTGGAAACACCTTTTGGACCTGCTGCAGGTCCTCACACCCAGCTTGCCCAAAACATCATTGCCGCTTATGTAGCTGGATGCCGTTTCTTTGAATTAAAAACTGTTCAGACCCTTGATGGGGAAGACCTTCCTGTCTCCAAACCTTGTATTAAGGCAGAAGATGAGGGTTATAACGTGGAATGGTCCACAGAACTGACTGTACCAGAAGCCTTTGACGAATATGTAAAAGCATGGTATGGGCTTAAACTCTTATCAAAAGAGTATGGATTTGGCAGCCCTGAGGGTTTTATTTTTAACATGTCTGTTGGTTATGATTATGAAGGTATTACATCGAAGAAAATTGATACCTTTATCGAGGGATTAAAAGATGCGTCTCACTCCAAGATATGGGCCACTTGCGAAAAGTATATTTTGGATAATCTGGATGCTTGGCATCACGTGGATGAATCCTATGTACACTCTATTTCTTCAAGCATATGCACATCCATTACCCTCTCTACCCTTCATGGATGTCCTCCTGAAGAAATTGAACGTATTGCTTCTTATTTAATGAAAGAAAAACACTTAAATACTTATATAAAATGTAACCCAACCTTATTAGGCTATGACTATGCCCGTTCCACCTTAGATGAGATGGGTTATGATTACCTTGTATTTGATGAGCATCACTTCCAGAACGACTTACAGTTCGAGGATGCTATACCCATGATTAAACGCTTACAAGGGATTGCAAAAAATAATCATGTTAGCTTTGGCGTAAAACTGACCAATACATTTCCTGTTAAAATCACCCAAAATGAGCTTCCTGGGGAGGAAATGTATATGTCTGGCCGCTCCCTCTACCCCCTTTCCATATCCCTTGCTGACAAATTAACCAAGGCTCTAGGTGGTGATATAAACATCTCTTACTCTGGAGGCGCAGAGATTTTTAATATAACGGATATCTACAATACAGGCATATGGCCCATTACCATTGCAACCACGTTATTAAAATCAGGTGGCTATGGTAGATGTCTTCAAATAGCTGAAAAACTTGGCAATAGCTTGAAGACCGATAATCCTGTAAATCCTGATGCTCTTGATCAATTAAGAACATATGCCCTTACAGACCCTCATCATATAAAACCCATTAAACCCATGCCAAGCCGTAAAATAAAAGACACCGTACCTCTGGTAAATTGCTTCATGGC is drawn from Vallitalea pronyensis and contains these coding sequences:
- the xdhA gene encoding xanthine dehydrogenase subunit XdhA codes for the protein MSVGLSVKRVDAFEKVTGRARYTDDYHLDHALVAKIMHSTIANGLVKQIDISEASKLPGVVKIVTCFDVPDITYPTAGHPWSVDPDHQDVADRKLLNTRVRYYGDDIAAVIAKDEVTASRALKLIKVEYEEYEPMVAIDASLKDGAQALHEAYPDNILNHTHYEKGNYEEAIKEEGLIRFEGEYKTPMVKHCHIETPISYAYGEAGRMVVVSSTQIPHIVRRIVGQALGLGWGKVRIIKPYIGGGFGNKQDALYEPLNAYLSQVIGGRCVKLELTREETFVNTRVRNAMRIKLISYIRPNGRLVARKAELFANKGAYASHGHSVVSKAGHAVKQIYHDEKATMGDMYSVFTNMPVSGAMRAYGIPQITFALEAQMDEMAEKLKIDPIAIRKMNMMQEGFVDNQIKCNSYGLEACIDKGKETIDWDNKRKAYANQTGPVRRGVGMAIFSYATGVYPIALETASCRIVLNQDGTIQVQMGATEIGQGADTVFSQMAAEILDIPMSHVHIISTQDTDVTPYDSGAYASRQSYVSGMAVKKAAIELRDKILEHAEFMLKLPVGNLDLAHCHVVNKQTGDVLASLEEVATHAVYNMEKSVHITADVTNHCKSNTFSFGACFVDIEVDVPIGKIKVNKVINVHDCGKLLNPQLAAAQVHGGMSMSLGFGLSEQMLFHEKTGKPLNNNLLDYKLPTILDTPKLETDFVETYDVSGPFGNKALGEPPAIPVAPAIRNALFHATGVSFHEAPLTPQRLVEKFKSLNMI
- the arcC gene encoding carbamate kinase, with product MVMVKKRIVIALGGNALGKNLHEQMLAVRETAKAIVDLVEEGHEVVISHGNGPQVGMIQKAMDSLIKNEPQYGKVPLSVCVAMSQGYIGYDLQNALRETLLERSIVKPVSTVITQVIVDEKDKAFENPTKPIGSFMTKEEAQVLMDKGVKVIEDAGRGYRRIVASPKPVDIVEIDTIRTLLDAGQIVIAGGGGGIPVMVRGNRLKGAKAVIDKDFASSTLAQLIDADCLIILTAVEKVAIHFRKPGERWLSDLSINDAKAYMKEGHFAPGSMLPKIEAAVEFAESAKDRFALITLLEKAKEGIAGKTGTVIK
- the ygeW gene encoding knotted carbamoyltransferase YgeW, which codes for MSKMEKYIKKLNDLDFSDMYNNDFILTWEKTDEELEAVFTVADALRHMREENISTKIFDSGLGISLFRDNSTRTRFSFASACNLLGLEVQDLDEGKSQIAHGETVRETANMISFMADVVGIRDDMYIGKGNTYIRNFSKYVEQGNEDGILEQRPSIVNLQCDIDHPTQSMSDMLHLIHEFGGVENLKGKKIAMTWAYSPSYGKPLSVPQGIIGLMTRMGMDVVLAHPEGYEVMSDIEEVAKDNAAKSGGSFTKTNSMEEAFKDADIVYPKSWAPFVAMEKRTELYGNGDSEGIKALEKELLAQNKQHQDWQCTEDLMSLTKDGKALYMHCLPADITGVSCDIGEVDASVFDRYRVPLYKEASFKPYIIAAMILLSKVKDPAKCFAELEEKNTQRQYK
- a CDS encoding YgeY family selenium metabolism-linked hydrolase; amino-acid sequence: MDFNAIKEKAQTYKGKMTKFLRDLIAIPGESCGEEGVIRRIAKEMEEVGFNKVDIDKMGNVLGYMGTGKTLIAYDAHIDTVGLGEMSNWTFDPYAGYENDEEIGGRGASDQLGGIVSSVYGAKIMKDLDLLSDDYTVLVTGTVQEEDCDGLCWQYIINEDNIEPEFVVITEPTNGNIYRGQRGRMEIRVEVKGISCHGSAPERGDNAIYKMSDILQEVRALNDKLHVDPFLGKGTLAVSEIFFNSPSRCAVADMCAISIDRRLTDGETYQSALEEIRALPTVQKYGAEVTMYKYSRPSWTNLTYPTDCYFPTWVIPEDSKPTKAMVEAYEGMYGTPKVDKWTFSTNGVSIMGRYGIPCIGFGPGKEEEAHAPNEKTWKADLVKCAAVYAALPTIYCKDKK
- a CDS encoding helix-turn-helix transcriptional regulator; protein product: MMEDMNLEFLKRLAKGLVEHFGSHCEVVIHDLKSHNLQKTIIAIENGHVTNRKIGDGASHIVLDTLNHQEEELEDAIGYLTKTHDGRVLKSSSIYIRDEKGEPQYIFCINYDMTQLTIAESAIKSLLNLESTPCTEAEEIPTNVNDLLDDLIEESVKRIGKPVALMSKEDKISCIRFLNDAGAFLITKSGDKISTYFGISKYSIYNYIDIKR
- the ssnA gene encoding putative aminohydrolase SsnA, with the translated sequence MILIGNGRMITRDPNQPFIEDGCLVVDGPCISDVGSTDALRSKYPEASFVDAKGGLIMPGLINTHHHIYSALARAMMLNNHNPSNFLEILEGMWWKIDKHLTLEDVQLSAYVTYLECIKNGVTTVFDHHASYGATAGSLFEISEVAKKLGIRTSLCYEVSDRHGHHAMVEAVKENVDFIQAAKKDVTDMQKGMMGLHASFTLSDTSLDYIASQLPAETGYHVHVAEGIGDLHDALSQYNKRVVERLMDHEILGPDTLAIHCIHVNQREMDLLKETDTMVVHNPESNMGNAVGFTPVLELMRRDIPLGLGTDGYTSDMLESMKVANILPKHQLCNPSVAWGEVPQMLFHNNAAIANRFYNKPLGILKEGAYADVIIADYNPFTPLDGNNCNGHILFGLSGRHVTTTMINGKLVMKDRQVLGIDEEQLMAHSRELAVTLWEKMNR